A single Phoenix dactylifera cultivar Barhee BC4 chromosome 1, palm_55x_up_171113_PBpolish2nd_filt_p, whole genome shotgun sequence DNA region contains:
- the LOC103720137 gene encoding pectin acetylesterase 12-like isoform X2: MKAFRVVGLLVLVVVRCVQGYDYLDGVNGSAPQPLLVDLTLIRSATENGAVCLDGTPGAYHLHPGSGSGANSWLVELEGGGWCNDISSCVYRKTTSRGSSNYMEKQIPFTGILSNKPEENPDFYNWNRVRICYCDGASFAGEGYNEAAGLYFRGQRIFSAAMEDLMSKGMHSAEQAFLTGCSAGGLASILHCDEFRALLPGNTNVKCLADAGLFLDVTDVAGVRSLRSFYEGVVTMQGVAKNLPGSCTAKMDATSCFFPQNLLSIIQTPTFLLNAAYDIRSLTSENADPKGYWKACKYNYSECNEDQINFLQGLRNQMLDATKGFSNSKQNGLFINSCFAHCQSETQDTWYGDNSPTIQNKGIAKSVGDWYFDRAEVKAIDCPYPCDKTCHNPVSC; the protein is encoded by the exons ATGAAGGCTTTCCGGGTTGTTGGGCTACTTGTGCTGGTTGTTGTGAGGTGCGTTCAGGGCTATGACTacttggatggagttaatgggagTGCCCCTCAGCCTCTCCTTGTAGATCTGACCCTCATTCGATCTGCTACCGAAAATGGGGCTG TCTGTTTGGATGGAACGCCAGGTGCTTACCACCTGCATCCAGGGTCTGGATCAGGAGCAAACAGTTGGCTCGTTGAACTAGAG GGGGGAGGCTGGTGCAATGATATCAGTTCATGCGTATACCGCAAAACAACTAGTCGTGGTTCATCAAACTACATGGAGAAACAGATACCATTTACTGGAATATTGAGCAACAAACCCGAAGAAAATCCTG ACTTCTACAACTGGAACAGAGTTAGAATTTGCTATTGTGATGGTGCATCATTTGCAGGTGAAGGCTATAATGAG GCTGCTGGCCTTTATTTTCGAGGACAACGTATCTTTTCAGCTGCAATGGAAGACCTGATGTCAAAAGGAATGCATTCAGCCGAGCAG GCCTTCCTTACTGGATGCTCTGCTGGGGGTCTGGCTTCCATACTACACTGTGATGAGTTTCGGGCATTACTTCCAGGAAACACTAATGTCAAGTGCCTAGCTGATGCTGGATTGTTCCTTGATGT tACTGATGTAGCTGGTGTGCGCTCTCTAAGATCCTTCTATGAAGGTGTAGTAACTATGCAG GGAGTGGCCAAGAACTTGCCAGGATCTTGTACTGCCAAGATGGACGCAACTTCG tGCTTCTTTCCACAGAATTTATTGAGCATTATTCAGACCCCAACTTTTCTTCTGAATGCAGCATATGAT ATTCGAAGTTTAACCTCCGAGAATGCTGATCCTAAAGGTTATTGGAAAGCATGCAAATATAATTATTCAGAGTGCAATGAAGATCAAATAAATTTTCTGCAAG GATTGAGGAACCAAATGCTTGACGCCACAAAAGGGTTCTCTAATTCCAAGCAAAATGGACTATTTATTAATTCATGTTTTGCTCATTGCCAATCAGAGACACAGGATACATGGTATGGAGATAACTCTCCAACTATCCAAAACAAG GGGATTGCAAAATCTGTTGGTGACTGGTACTTTGATCGAGCTGAAGTCAAGGCAATAGACTGCCCATATCCTTGTGACAAGACATGCCATAATCCTGTATCTTGTTAA
- the LOC103720137 gene encoding pectin acetylesterase 12-like isoform X3, with protein MKAFRVVGLLVLVVVRCVQGYDYLDGVNGSAPQPLLVDLTLIRSATENGAVCLDGTPGAYHLHPGSGSGANSWLVELEGGGWCNDISSCVYRKTTSRGSSNYMEKQIPFTGILSNKPEENPDFYNWNRVRICYCDGASFAGEGYNEAFLTGCSAGGLASILHCDEFRALLPGNTNVKCLADAGLFLDVTDVAGVRSLRSFYEGVVTMQGVAKNLPGSCTAKMDATSCFFPQNLLSIIQTPTFLLNAAYDVCQIRSLTSENADPKGYWKACKYNYSECNEDQINFLQGLRNQMLDATKGFSNSKQNGLFINSCFAHCQSETQDTWYGDNSPTIQNKGIAKSVGDWYFDRAEVKAIDCPYPCDKTCHNPVSC; from the exons ATGAAGGCTTTCCGGGTTGTTGGGCTACTTGTGCTGGTTGTTGTGAGGTGCGTTCAGGGCTATGACTacttggatggagttaatgggagTGCCCCTCAGCCTCTCCTTGTAGATCTGACCCTCATTCGATCTGCTACCGAAAATGGGGCTG TCTGTTTGGATGGAACGCCAGGTGCTTACCACCTGCATCCAGGGTCTGGATCAGGAGCAAACAGTTGGCTCGTTGAACTAGAG GGGGGAGGCTGGTGCAATGATATCAGTTCATGCGTATACCGCAAAACAACTAGTCGTGGTTCATCAAACTACATGGAGAAACAGATACCATTTACTGGAATATTGAGCAACAAACCCGAAGAAAATCCTG ACTTCTACAACTGGAACAGAGTTAGAATTTGCTATTGTGATGGTGCATCATTTGCAGGTGAAGGCTATAATGAG GCCTTCCTTACTGGATGCTCTGCTGGGGGTCTGGCTTCCATACTACACTGTGATGAGTTTCGGGCATTACTTCCAGGAAACACTAATGTCAAGTGCCTAGCTGATGCTGGATTGTTCCTTGATGT tACTGATGTAGCTGGTGTGCGCTCTCTAAGATCCTTCTATGAAGGTGTAGTAACTATGCAG GGAGTGGCCAAGAACTTGCCAGGATCTTGTACTGCCAAGATGGACGCAACTTCG tGCTTCTTTCCACAGAATTTATTGAGCATTATTCAGACCCCAACTTTTCTTCTGAATGCAGCATATGATGTATGTCAG ATTCGAAGTTTAACCTCCGAGAATGCTGATCCTAAAGGTTATTGGAAAGCATGCAAATATAATTATTCAGAGTGCAATGAAGATCAAATAAATTTTCTGCAAG GATTGAGGAACCAAATGCTTGACGCCACAAAAGGGTTCTCTAATTCCAAGCAAAATGGACTATTTATTAATTCATGTTTTGCTCATTGCCAATCAGAGACACAGGATACATGGTATGGAGATAACTCTCCAACTATCCAAAACAAG GGGATTGCAAAATCTGTTGGTGACTGGTACTTTGATCGAGCTGAAGTCAAGGCAATAGACTGCCCATATCCTTGTGACAAGACATGCCATAATCCTGTATCTTGTTAA
- the LOC103720135 gene encoding pectin acetylesterase 12, translated as MKALWVVGLLVLVVVRRVQGYDYLDGVNGSAPQPLLVDLTLIRSATENGAVCLDGTPSAYHLHPGSGSGANNWLVELEGGGWCNDISTCVYRKTTRRGSSNYMEKQIPFTGILSNKPEENPDFYNWNRVRIRYCDGASFAGEGYNEAAGLYFRGQRIFSAAMEDLMSKGMHSAEQAFLTGCSAGGLASILHCDEFWALLPANTKVKCLADAGLFLDVTDVAGGRTLRSFYEGVVTMQGVAKNLPGTCTAKMDATSCFFPQNLLSIIQTPTFLLNAAYDVWQVRQSLATKNADPKGHWQACKYNYLKCNDDQIKFLQGFRNQMLDATKGFSNSKQNGLFINSCFAHCQSEKQDTWYGDNSPTIQDKGIAKSVGDWYFDRAQVREIDCPYPCDKTCHNLVSR; from the exons ATGAAGGCTCTCTGGGTTGTTGGGCTACTTGTGCTGGTTGTGGTGAGGCGCGTTCAGGGCTATGACTacttggatggagttaatgggagTGCCCCTCAGCCTCTCCTTGTAGATCTGACCCTCATTCGATCTGCTACCGAAAATGGGGCTG TCTGTTTGGATGGAACACCAAGTGCTTACCACCTGCATCCAGGGTCTGGTTCAGGAGCAAACAATTGGCTTGTTGAACTAGAG GGGGGAGGCTGGTGCAATGATATCAGCACATGTGTATACCGCAAAACAACTCGTCGTGGTTCATCAAACTACATGGAGAAACAGATACCATTTACTGGAATATTGAGCAACAAACCCGAAGAAAATCCAG ACTTCTACAACTGGAACAGAGTTAGAATTCGCTATTGTGATGGTGCATCATTTGCAGGTGAAGGCTATAATGAG GCTGCTGGCCTTTATTTTCGAGGACAACGTATCTTTTCAGCTGCAATGGAAGACCTGATGTCAAAAGGAATGCATTCAGCAGAGCag GCCTTTCTTACTGGATGCTCTGCTGGGGGTCTGGCTTCCATACTACACTGTGATGAGTTTTGGGCACTACTTCCAGCAAACACTAAAGTCAAGTGCCTAGCTGATGCTGGATTGTTCCTTGATGT tACTGATGTAGCTGGTGGGCGCACTCTAAGATCCTTCTATGAAGGTGTAGTAACTATGCAG GGAGTGGCCAAGAACTTGCCAGGAACTTGTACTGCCAAGATGGACGCAACTTCG tGCTTCTTTCCACAGAATTTATTGAGCATTATTCAGACCCCAACTTTTCTTCTGAATGCAGCATATGATGTATGGCAG GTTCGACAAAGTTTAGCCACCAAGAATGCTGATCCTAAAGGTCATTGGCAAGCATGCAAATATAATTATTTGAAGTGCAATGATGATCAAATAAAGTTTCTGCAAG GATTCAGGAACCAAATGCTTGACGCCACAAAAGGGTTCTCAAATTCCAAGCAAAATGGACTATTTATTAATTCATGTTTTGCTCATTGCCAATCAGAGAAACAGGATACATGGTATGGAGATAACTCTCCAACTATCCAAGACAAG GGGATTGCAAAGTCTGTTGGTGACTGGTACTTTGATCGAGCTCAAGTCAGGGAAATAGACTGCCCATATCCTTGCGACAAGACATGCCATAATCTTGTATCTCGTTAA
- the LOC103720137 gene encoding pectin acetylesterase 12-like isoform X1, protein MKAFRVVGLLVLVVVRCVQGYDYLDGVNGSAPQPLLVDLTLIRSATENGAVCLDGTPGAYHLHPGSGSGANSWLVELEGGGWCNDISSCVYRKTTSRGSSNYMEKQIPFTGILSNKPEENPDFYNWNRVRICYCDGASFAGEGYNEAAGLYFRGQRIFSAAMEDLMSKGMHSAEQAFLTGCSAGGLASILHCDEFRALLPGNTNVKCLADAGLFLDVTDVAGVRSLRSFYEGVVTMQGVAKNLPGSCTAKMDATSCFFPQNLLSIIQTPTFLLNAAYDVCQIRSLTSENADPKGYWKACKYNYSECNEDQINFLQGLRNQMLDATKGFSNSKQNGLFINSCFAHCQSETQDTWYGDNSPTIQNKGIAKSVGDWYFDRAEVKAIDCPYPCDKTCHNPVSC, encoded by the exons ATGAAGGCTTTCCGGGTTGTTGGGCTACTTGTGCTGGTTGTTGTGAGGTGCGTTCAGGGCTATGACTacttggatggagttaatgggagTGCCCCTCAGCCTCTCCTTGTAGATCTGACCCTCATTCGATCTGCTACCGAAAATGGGGCTG TCTGTTTGGATGGAACGCCAGGTGCTTACCACCTGCATCCAGGGTCTGGATCAGGAGCAAACAGTTGGCTCGTTGAACTAGAG GGGGGAGGCTGGTGCAATGATATCAGTTCATGCGTATACCGCAAAACAACTAGTCGTGGTTCATCAAACTACATGGAGAAACAGATACCATTTACTGGAATATTGAGCAACAAACCCGAAGAAAATCCTG ACTTCTACAACTGGAACAGAGTTAGAATTTGCTATTGTGATGGTGCATCATTTGCAGGTGAAGGCTATAATGAG GCTGCTGGCCTTTATTTTCGAGGACAACGTATCTTTTCAGCTGCAATGGAAGACCTGATGTCAAAAGGAATGCATTCAGCCGAGCAG GCCTTCCTTACTGGATGCTCTGCTGGGGGTCTGGCTTCCATACTACACTGTGATGAGTTTCGGGCATTACTTCCAGGAAACACTAATGTCAAGTGCCTAGCTGATGCTGGATTGTTCCTTGATGT tACTGATGTAGCTGGTGTGCGCTCTCTAAGATCCTTCTATGAAGGTGTAGTAACTATGCAG GGAGTGGCCAAGAACTTGCCAGGATCTTGTACTGCCAAGATGGACGCAACTTCG tGCTTCTTTCCACAGAATTTATTGAGCATTATTCAGACCCCAACTTTTCTTCTGAATGCAGCATATGATGTATGTCAG ATTCGAAGTTTAACCTCCGAGAATGCTGATCCTAAAGGTTATTGGAAAGCATGCAAATATAATTATTCAGAGTGCAATGAAGATCAAATAAATTTTCTGCAAG GATTGAGGAACCAAATGCTTGACGCCACAAAAGGGTTCTCTAATTCCAAGCAAAATGGACTATTTATTAATTCATGTTTTGCTCATTGCCAATCAGAGACACAGGATACATGGTATGGAGATAACTCTCCAACTATCCAAAACAAG GGGATTGCAAAATCTGTTGGTGACTGGTACTTTGATCGAGCTGAAGTCAAGGCAATAGACTGCCCATATCCTTGTGACAAGACATGCCATAATCCTGTATCTTGTTAA